One segment of Micromonospora sp. M71_S20 DNA contains the following:
- a CDS encoding UvrD-helicase domain-containing protein produces MGASATGSATPVTPAATGKGLTSEQLLAAAATEPAVFIEAAPGSGKTTVAAERYGFLHYSTLADPRAIVAVSFTRAATWELRQRIVRTWGPGALRPPNRVVTIDTLLVELLHHLLRRGELTWPQGHADLRVLDKWSTAHPHARTTTKQTLTLRDRTIVRTRVKASLEARITGPPYWENILAGTCTHDDVRAVVAAALSDRHLAAFLGGYLAATIRGLLIDEVFDANQLDLDLISLARHHGVTVTLIGDPWQALYEFRGARAHLITGFVIAQGLRTYRLTRSFRFRSPHCIALTRDLRDRKPVAVPPRDGAALDVVLAHEWKTLWTAGGDVLPMSFNSPNTVERAAATLLADLVTSAAFGQHAVFAEESYRLLGITDPAARDRLRPHLIDVLDILRSPAMTAVNDTWDALVTAIGTESTRHFRPRHHAYTEPLKWLRAFLHRNVTHPVPGLTVHQAKGREWEAVGVCLTGTEKAALAGGLDPLNSNHRILYVALTRAKSTIVAL; encoded by the coding sequence ATGGGCGCATCAGCGACCGGATCCGCGACACCCGTAACGCCGGCGGCCACGGGTAAGGGGCTGACCAGCGAACAGCTGCTCGCCGCAGCCGCGACTGAACCGGCTGTGTTCATCGAGGCGGCGCCCGGCTCCGGTAAGACAACGGTGGCCGCCGAACGGTACGGATTCCTGCACTACAGCACCCTGGCCGACCCTCGGGCGATCGTCGCAGTCAGCTTCACCCGCGCCGCAACCTGGGAACTGCGCCAGCGCATCGTACGTACCTGGGGCCCCGGAGCTCTGCGGCCACCGAACCGGGTCGTCACCATCGACACCCTGCTGGTGGAACTACTACATCATCTCCTGCGCCGTGGGGAGCTGACATGGCCGCAAGGACACGCCGACCTGCGGGTGCTCGACAAATGGAGCACCGCCCACCCTCACGCCCGTACCACCACGAAACAGACGCTGACGCTACGTGACCGAACCATAGTCCGGACCCGGGTGAAGGCCTCCCTCGAAGCGCGGATAACCGGCCCGCCGTACTGGGAGAACATCCTCGCTGGCACCTGCACCCACGACGACGTACGTGCCGTCGTCGCGGCGGCGTTGAGTGACCGGCACCTCGCTGCGTTCCTCGGCGGCTATTTGGCGGCCACCATCCGCGGCCTGCTCATCGACGAGGTCTTCGACGCCAACCAGCTCGACCTCGACCTGATCAGCCTGGCCAGGCACCACGGCGTCACAGTGACCCTGATCGGCGATCCGTGGCAGGCACTGTACGAGTTCCGGGGCGCCCGCGCTCACCTGATCACCGGTTTCGTCATTGCCCAAGGACTACGCACCTATCGACTCACCCGCTCGTTCCGGTTCCGCAGCCCGCACTGCATCGCTCTCACTCGGGATCTGCGTGACCGGAAACCGGTCGCCGTGCCACCTCGTGACGGCGCTGCCCTCGACGTTGTCCTGGCCCACGAGTGGAAGACCCTATGGACCGCCGGCGGCGATGTTCTGCCGATGTCGTTCAACAGCCCCAACACCGTCGAGCGGGCCGCCGCTACTCTGCTGGCGGATCTGGTGACCAGCGCCGCGTTCGGTCAGCATGCCGTGTTCGCCGAGGAGTCCTACCGGCTGCTCGGCATCACCGACCCGGCAGCCCGTGACCGGCTGCGCCCACACCTGATCGACGTGCTGGACATCCTGCGTTCGCCCGCGATGACAGCTGTCAACGACACCTGGGACGCCCTCGTGACAGCGATCGGCACCGAGTCCACCCGCCACTTCCGGCCCCGACACCACGCCTACACCGAACCACTGAAGTGGCTGCGGGCGTTCCTGCACCGCAACGTCACCCATCCTGTCCCCGGCCTCACAGTGCACCAGGCCAAGGGCCGAGAATGGGAGGCCGTCGGAGTCTGCCTGACCGGCACGGAGAAGGCAGCACTCGCGGGCGGTCTCGACCCGCTCAACAGCAATCACCGCATCCTCTACGTCGCGCTGACCCGCGCGAAGTCGACCATCGTCGCGCTGTGA